In Flavobacterium sp. CS20, a single window of DNA contains:
- a CDS encoding RHS repeat domain-containing protein, translating into MYYMEINQVYQPERSFKLCSASSDNFAHGYAGDLQHIEVFYFHSDHLGSSNYVSNYDGDISQHAEYLPFGSLITDEHLNSHNTRYKYNGKEFDQETGNYYYGARYYNPKTSLWLSVDPLAEQMPSWSPYNYTFNNPIRYIDPDGRAPEDIFFIRNDGTIDRIEQEGAHQFYVQNTGTTGNYISDFSLAGTLTENTNGMVEFPASGSNFGRYGIK; encoded by the coding sequence ATGTATTATATGGAAATAAATCAGGTTTATCAGCCTGAACGAAGCTTTAAACTTTGCTCAGCAAGTTCAGATAATTTTGCTCACGGCTATGCCGGCGACCTGCAACATATAGAAGTGTTTTATTTTCACAGTGACCATCTCGGTTCTTCAAATTATGTATCAAATTATGACGGGGACATTAGCCAACACGCCGAATATTTGCCATTTGGTAGCCTCATCACCGATGAACACCTCAATTCCCACAATACCCGTTACAAATACAACGGCAAAGAATTTGACCAGGAAACGGGCAACTATTACTACGGCGCGAGGTATTATAATCCTAAAACCAGTTTATGGTTGAGTGTTGACCCGTTAGCCGAACAGATGCCGAGCTGGTCGCCGTACAATTATACTTTTAATAACCCAATCCGATACATTGATCCAGATGGCAGGGCTCCTGAGGATATTTTCTTTATTAGAAATGATGGAACAATCGACCGTATTGAACAAGAAGGAGCTCATCAGTTTTATGTTCAAAATACAGGAACAACAGGAAATTATATTTCAGATTTTTCTTTAGCAGGGACGTTAACAGAAAATACAAATGGGATGGTAGAGTTCCCAGCTTCTGGTTCAAATTTTGGAAGATATGGCATAAAATGA
- a CDS encoding RHS repeat-associated core domain-containing protein, with translation MENASVVKNNSYQLDYTYDDDGGLIAGSNYGYTQPHAVREIKEQPTGVNCCDSQDDPRIKNQNIKHDANGNLTKVIEGIGEEEITKIHYLWDEENRLMAVDLNPYSEESDHPIATYTYDAGGERIIKYLYQQVDIHSNAKDVGNARKTETYIYPDGMITTKVLKFIVRDQALSYTKHYHIGSQRVASKIGTSERFGFYSEQIIPLANLANADGINLIDVLQDPDEDGQNFNHLNERRNRILQAFDIPPLESETVDISEDENVTQGSDNFAHGYAGDLQHVEVFYFHSDHLGSSNYVSNYDGDISQHAEYLPFGELLTDEHLNSHNTRYKYNGKEFDQETGNYYYGARYYNPKNSLWLSVDPLAEERPGMTPYNFVQNNPLNRIDPDGALDMEVQQPLDDYKLDKDGNITLIKTTDDNFDTLVDSDDVYVGKVNKGYLSDGLNIEENGLLLDVKDKKDFHSYMKFTLDLSVAVNKEIGGFILDSDKGFDDMYISRYKESQPHKAKGLENFINSDSYSIKNKELSLGGNKYKANSSFHTHPDIMSAGYGSSKPSTGDRNTTKTLQIPGVVLGGWGGIGLIKTDGTYIRWGD, from the coding sequence ATGGAAAATGCTAGCGTAGTAAAGAATAACAGCTATCAATTAGATTATACCTACGACGACGATGGAGGTCTTATAGCGGGTTCTAACTATGGTTACACTCAACCGCATGCCGTGAGAGAAATAAAAGAACAACCCACAGGAGTAAATTGTTGCGACAGTCAAGATGACCCAAGAATAAAAAACCAAAACATAAAACATGACGCCAACGGTAATCTTACAAAAGTGATAGAAGGTATAGGAGAAGAAGAAATCACAAAAATTCATTACCTTTGGGATGAAGAAAATAGACTTATGGCTGTAGATCTTAATCCGTATTCTGAAGAAAGTGACCATCCTATTGCCACTTATACCTACGATGCTGGTGGTGAACGGATTATCAAATATCTATATCAACAAGTTGATATTCATAGCAATGCAAAGGACGTTGGCAATGCGCGTAAAACGGAGACTTATATCTATCCGGATGGGATGATTACTACCAAGGTCTTAAAGTTTATAGTTAGAGATCAAGCCTTGTCTTATACTAAACATTATCATATTGGTAGCCAAAGAGTGGCTAGTAAAATTGGAACCAGTGAGCGATTTGGTTTTTATTCAGAACAAATTATACCCCTTGCCAATTTAGCCAATGCCGATGGAATAAACCTGATAGATGTTTTACAAGACCCCGATGAAGACGGGCAGAATTTTAACCATCTTAATGAAAGAAGAAACCGTATTTTACAAGCCTTTGATATACCACCACTTGAAAGTGAAACGGTTGACATATCAGAAGATGAAAACGTCACACAGGGTTCAGATAATTTTGCTCACGGCTATGCCGGCGACTTGCAACATGTAGAAGTGTTTTATTTTCACAGTGACCATCTCGGTTCTTCAAATTATGTATCAAATTATGATGGGGACATTAGCCAACACGCCGAATATTTACCATTTGGTGAGCTCCTCACCGATGAACACCTCAATTCCCACAACACCCGTTACAAATACAACGGCAAAGAATTTGACCAGGAAACGGGCAACTATTATTACGGCGCCCGCTATTATAACCCCAAAAACAGTTTATGGCTGAGTGTTGACCCGTTGGCGGAGGAACGCCCTGGTATGACACCGTACAACTTTGTTCAAAATAATCCGCTGAATAGAATTGATCCTGATGGTGCCCTCGATATGGAGGTACAACAACCTTTAGATGATTATAAATTAGATAAAGACGGAAATATTACGCTTATCAAAACAACTGATGATAATTTTGACACATTGGTTGATTCTGATGATGTTTATGTAGGCAAAGTGAATAAAGGCTATCTTTCCGATGGTCTCAATATTGAGGAAAATGGATTATTATTAGATGTGAAAGACAAAAAAGACTTTCACTCTTATATGAAATTTACGTTAGACTTATCGGTTGCTGTAAATAAAGAGATAGGAGGTTTTATTTTAGATTCTGATAAAGGATTTGATGATATGTATATTTCAAGATACAAAGAGAGCCAACCTCATAAGGCAAAGGGATTAGAGAATTTTATAAATAGTGATTCATACAGCATTAAGAATAAAGAATTAAGTTTAGGTGGTAATAAATACAAGGCAAATTCTTCGTTTCACACACATCCAGATATTATGTCTGCAGGTTACGGAAGCTCAAAACCTTCAACTGGAGATAGAAACACTACTAAAACTTTACAAATACCTGGCGTAGTGTTAGGTGGATGGGGTGGTATTGGACTTATTAAAACTGATGGAACTTATATAAGATGGGGAGACTAA
- a CDS encoding RHS repeat domain-containing protein, with product MVAKEWLSKIGTSERFGFYSKQIIPLANLANADGINLIDVLQDPDEDGQNFNHLNERRNRILQAFDIPPLESETVDISEDENVTTSSNNFAHGYAGDLQHIEVFYFHSDHLGSSNYVSNYDGDISQHAEYLPFGELLTDEHLNSHNTRYKYNGKEFDQETGNYYYGVRYYNPKTSLWLSVDPLASTMPSWSPYNFVFNNPLRFVDPLGLAPDDWVKRKDGSIYWDKNANDQASTKAGETYLGKTLTFTFNSYIDADLWDGPNPPLLPSPAGDKLTSTIKLTGNENSSGELTGITATKSIQIGKTPIGKARDYFEGLGADQNKFSYSQTKNADGTLATYNLNFEQHASVSPSEEFGLNMMGFDIVNVAQQANFSLSGNNLSVTGATDIFPSATLSVNGSQLFKYNQPSFRNTHGIIKTQTGVRIPRNPMDDGFIPVYDYKHLRPAPSFYKRY from the coding sequence TTGGTAGCCAAAGAGTGGCTAAGTAAAATTGGAACCAGTGAGCGATTTGGTTTTTATTCAAAACAAATTATACCCCTTGCCAATTTAGCCAATGCCGATGGAATAAACCTGATAGATGTTTTACAAGACCCCGATGAAGACGGGCAGAATTTTAACCATCTTAATGAAAGAAGAAACCGTATTTTACAAGCCTTTGATATACCACCACTTGAAAGTGAAACGGTTGACATATCAGAAGATGAAAACGTCACAACAAGTTCAAATAATTTTGCTCACGGCTATGCCGGCGACCTGCAACATATAGAAGTGTTTTATTTTCACAGTGACCATCTCGGTTCTTCAAATTATGTATCAAATTATGACGGGGACATTAGCCAACACGCCGAATATTTGCCATTTGGTGAGCTCCTCACCGATGAACACCTCAATTCCCACAACACCCGTTACAAATACAACGGCAAAGAATTTGATCAGGAAACGGGCAACTATTATTACGGCGTCCGCTATTATAACCCTAAAACCAGTTTATGGTTGAGTGTTGACCCCTTAGCAAGCACAATGCCTTCTTGGTCACCATACAATTTTGTATTCAATAATCCACTTCGTTTTGTAGACCCACTGGGGCTTGCTCCTGATGATTGGGTAAAAAGAAAAGATGGAAGTATTTACTGGGACAAAAACGCAAATGACCAAGCATCTACTAAAGCAGGAGAAACCTATTTAGGAAAAACACTAACATTTACATTTAATAGCTACATTGATGCAGACCTTTGGGATGGACCTAACCCACCTTTATTGCCAAGTCCTGCTGGAGATAAATTAACATCTACAATAAAACTAACAGGAAATGAGAATAGTAGTGGAGAATTGACAGGAATCACAGCTACTAAAAGCATACAAATTGGAAAAACCCCAATAGGAAAAGCGAGAGATTACTTTGAAGGCTTAGGAGCAGACCAAAATAAATTCTCATACAGTCAGACTAAAAATGCAGATGGAACATTAGCCACCTATAATTTAAACTTTGAACAGCACGCAAGTGTGTCTCCAAGTGAGGAGTTTGGTTTAAATATGATGGGATTTGATATTGTGAATGTGGCACAACAAGCTAATTTTAGTCTATCGGGCAATAATTTATCTGTTACAGGTGCTACTGACATATTCCCATCAGCGACCTTGTCTGTAAACGGCTCTCAATTATTTAAGTATAATCAGCCATCATTTAGAAATACTCACGGTATAATTAAAACACAGACAGGAGTAAGAATACCAAGAAACCCAATGGATGATGGATTTATTCCTGTTTACGATTACAAGCATTTGAGACCAGCTCCTTCATTTTATAAACGCTATTGA
- a CDS encoding helix-turn-helix domain-containing protein, whose product MASFGSKLKECRSEKGLSQTELAKQIDTYHSIIGKYERDEVKPTIDVVKKLANVLDTTVGYLLGETEERELLKDPSMLRRLNDIAKFPDKDKDCILYTLDAMINNVKLKGLNV is encoded by the coding sequence ATGGCAAGTTTCGGAAGTAAATTAAAAGAGTGCAGAAGTGAAAAAGGACTTTCACAAACTGAGCTGGCTAAACAAATAGATACCTATCATTCCATAATCGGTAAATATGAACGTGATGAAGTAAAACCTACTATTGACGTGGTAAAGAAGCTCGCCAATGTATTAGATACTACCGTAGGTTATTTGCTCGGTGAGACCGAAGAACGAGAACTCTTAAAAGACCCCTCTATGCTTAGGCGTTTGAACGATATTGCCAAGTTCCCCGATAAAGACAAGGATTGCATCCTTTATACGCTCGATGCAATGATTAACAATGTAAAGCTTAAAGGATTGAACGTATAA
- a CDS encoding CHC2 zinc finger domain-containing protein, whose amino-acid sequence MEIHEIKEQLTLAQVLHYYHLKPDKQLRLNCPFHNDKTPSLQVYYKTHTCYCFSSNCKTHGKSLDVIDFIMHKENLTKREAILKAQSMITSNTETHKQPTAELTRIAVLTKMFTYFKNAIHNSKPAQEYLESRCLNFTKTEVGYNSGQFHHGTRKDEALINSCLKYGLLLDLGTKSRTGNPAYKPFGKWGLVFALKNKQNQIVSLYFRSTLEDKKQRHFYLRYRQGLYPNYPKPTTRRLILTESIIDAATLLEQEKIKSNYEVLALFGTNGLTEEHQKAIKDLQELEEIIFFLNGDQAGIKAVEKYAPMLKADYPSVTISNVQVPENEDVNSLLQGHSGDILHHLVNTRKEYNLLFSSEEVAQRTEEIETIPVEKEKPTEEVKTGLDTNNPYNLKYQGNEANYQIKGFNINQLDSLKITLQIQIK is encoded by the coding sequence ATGGAAATACACGAAATCAAAGAGCAATTAACCTTAGCACAGGTATTACACTATTACCATTTAAAACCCGATAAGCAACTGCGGTTGAATTGTCCGTTCCACAACGACAAAACCCCAAGTCTGCAAGTGTATTACAAAACACATACGTGCTACTGCTTCTCATCAAACTGCAAAACCCACGGCAAGAGTTTGGACGTGATAGACTTCATAATGCACAAGGAGAATTTAACGAAAAGGGAAGCCATCCTAAAAGCCCAATCAATGATTACGAGCAATACCGAAACCCATAAGCAACCAACGGCAGAACTAACCCGAATAGCAGTACTCACGAAAATGTTTACCTACTTCAAGAATGCCATACACAACAGCAAGCCAGCACAGGAATATTTAGAAAGTAGATGTTTAAATTTTACAAAAACCGAAGTCGGTTATAATAGTGGTCAGTTCCATCACGGCACAAGAAAAGATGAAGCTTTGATAAATAGCTGTTTGAAATATGGACTGCTCTTGGACTTGGGAACAAAAAGCAGAACAGGAAACCCCGCCTACAAACCTTTTGGAAAATGGGGCTTGGTGTTCGCACTCAAAAACAAACAGAACCAAATAGTAAGCCTTTATTTTAGAAGTACTTTAGAAGATAAAAAGCAACGTCATTTTTATCTAAGATACAGGCAAGGACTTTACCCAAATTATCCGAAACCCACCACAAGACGGCTGATATTAACCGAAAGTATTATTGATGCAGCTACCTTGTTGGAGCAGGAAAAAATCAAAAGCAACTATGAAGTATTGGCATTGTTCGGCACGAATGGATTAACAGAGGAACATCAAAAAGCCATCAAGGATCTGCAAGAGCTTGAAGAAATCATCTTCTTTTTAAATGGCGACCAGGCAGGAATAAAAGCGGTAGAGAAATACGCCCCAATGCTCAAAGCGGATTATCCAAGTGTAACCATATCAAACGTACAAGTTCCCGAAAATGAAGATGTAAACAGCTTATTGCAAGGACATAGCGGGGACATTTTGCACCACTTGGTCAATACCCGAAAGGAATACAACCTTTTATTTTCATCGGAAGAAGTCGCACAGCGTACTGAAGAAATAGAAACAATCCCAGTTGAAAAAGAAAAGCCTACTGAAGAAGTAAAAACAGGACTGGACACCAACAATCCTTACAACTTGAAATACCAGGGCAATGAAGCCAACTACCAAATAAAGGGCTTCAACATCAATCAACTGGATAGCTTAAAAATCACCTTGCAAATACAAATCAAATGA
- a CDS encoding winged helix-turn-helix transcriptional regulator, which produces MRNITLKLDLYEFNQVEKTCKTVAEKLGLRKDLIEKDLEQLTSLLEFYKDKQLHKKQGRKESKVEVPTATATKCIEFLKSKELVQKFNQLIGKAGITGEETNRILLFVIASSYKMPDTLHALIQGSSGSGKTRLLKIISDLMPAEDVKKYTRVTDNSFYNQDEYFFVNKLVCFEDMDGLKEDAQLAVRELQSNEILRTSTSLKDKNGSITGGERIVRGPIASLSCTTKGETYEDNISRSFLIAVDESREQTLKVIQYQNNVSAGLINKEEQSKIKVFVQNCIRLLQPYEVVNLYANKIRLPEEAHKIRRLNELYQSFVKQITLLNQYNRKRDQQGRLITEKEDLQTACDILFESIVLKVDELDGSLRQFFERLKEYLKDPNQDFTQREIRQALNISKAQCSRNIGRLQSMEYITSKYSNNLRRVSYKVDYWDNYAKIRAKIKDDLTNQINDLK; this is translated from the coding sequence ATGAGGAACATTACTTTAAAACTGGACTTGTACGAGTTTAACCAAGTAGAAAAGACCTGTAAGACAGTAGCGGAAAAACTGGGGCTTAGAAAGGATTTAATCGAGAAAGATTTAGAGCAACTGACCAGCCTACTGGAATTTTACAAGGATAAGCAACTGCATAAGAAACAAGGACGGAAAGAAAGTAAAGTTGAAGTTCCCACAGCCACAGCCACAAAATGTATTGAGTTCCTGAAATCAAAAGAGTTAGTACAAAAGTTCAATCAACTAATCGGGAAAGCAGGAATTACAGGAGAAGAAACCAACCGAATATTATTGTTTGTAATCGCAAGCTCTTACAAAATGCCTGACACCTTACACGCCTTAATACAAGGCAGTTCCGGAAGTGGAAAAACAAGGCTGTTAAAAATCATCAGCGATTTAATGCCGGCAGAAGATGTAAAGAAATACACAAGAGTAACAGACAACAGTTTTTACAACCAGGACGAATATTTTTTTGTGAACAAGCTCGTATGCTTTGAAGATATGGATGGCTTGAAAGAAGATGCACAGCTTGCTGTTAGGGAATTACAGAGCAATGAAATACTACGGACATCCACCAGTTTAAAAGACAAGAACGGAAGCATTACAGGAGGCGAGAGAATCGTAAGAGGCCCGATAGCTTCGCTATCCTGTACCACCAAAGGCGAAACCTATGAGGACAATATCAGCAGGAGTTTTTTAATCGCAGTAGATGAAAGCAGAGAGCAGACTTTAAAAGTTATCCAATATCAAAACAATGTATCGGCAGGATTAATCAATAAAGAAGAACAAAGTAAAATCAAGGTTTTTGTACAGAACTGCATCCGATTGTTACAGCCTTATGAAGTGGTAAACCTGTATGCCAATAAAATACGATTGCCCGAAGAAGCCCATAAAATCAGAAGATTAAACGAACTCTATCAAAGCTTTGTAAAGCAAATAACCCTGCTGAACCAGTACAACAGAAAACGAGACCAGCAAGGAAGGTTAATTACCGAAAAAGAAGATTTACAGACCGCTTGCGATATTTTGTTTGAAAGCATAGTGCTGAAAGTAGATGAACTGGACGGCTCACTAAGACAGTTTTTTGAAAGGCTGAAAGAATACCTAAAAGACCCCAATCAAGACTTTACGCAAAGAGAAATCCGCCAAGCCCTGAACATCAGTAAAGCCCAATGCAGTAGAAATATTGGACGGTTACAATCAATGGAATACATCACAAGCAAATACTCCAACAATTTAAGAAGGGTCAGCTACAAAGTGGATTATTGGGACAACTACGCAAAAATCAGAGCCAAGATAAAGGACGATTTAACCAACCAGATAAATGACCTCAAATAA
- a CDS encoding tyrosine-type recombinase/integrase — MGRPKNIIVVNENYRELAESFYRYILRLGYNAKGRKARKNYLCEFLQWMEQQGYTKIEKTTASQITNYYQYISERPSKKDGGILSQKTTHSHMRIIRDLFIMLQNEGKVKINPCSTLKFPYPQAREERTVLDQEEIKRLYKASETAQERAILSLSYGCGLRVGELVNCNIEDIRLREKIIIIPKGKGNKRRVVPLSNGVAKDLADYYYNEREDLTKGRDYKPNESAFMLHSRGGRMRKGTYNKHLKILVERTENQEIKEKQITIHNLRHSIATHLLEQGIPVEQVRMFLGHSQLETTQIYTHISRKQLENLI; from the coding sequence ATGGGCAGACCGAAAAACATCATAGTTGTAAATGAAAATTACAGGGAACTGGCAGAAAGCTTTTACCGATATATTTTGAGATTAGGCTACAATGCCAAAGGTCGCAAGGCAAGGAAGAATTATTTGTGTGAGTTCCTGCAATGGATGGAACAACAAGGCTACACCAAAATAGAGAAAACGACAGCTTCACAAATCACAAATTACTACCAATACATCAGCGAAAGACCGAGCAAAAAAGACGGAGGAATATTAAGCCAAAAAACCACGCACAGCCATATGCGGATTATCCGAGACCTGTTCATTATGTTGCAGAATGAGGGCAAAGTAAAAATCAATCCTTGCAGTACTCTAAAGTTCCCATATCCCCAAGCAAGAGAAGAAAGAACGGTATTAGACCAGGAAGAAATCAAGCGACTTTACAAAGCATCAGAAACCGCCCAGGAACGAGCCATTTTAAGTTTATCCTATGGATGTGGGTTAAGAGTTGGAGAGCTTGTAAACTGCAATATTGAGGACATCAGGTTACGGGAAAAAATAATCATCATCCCAAAAGGCAAAGGCAATAAAAGAAGAGTTGTGCCACTATCAAATGGAGTAGCAAAAGACTTGGCAGATTACTACTACAATGAAAGAGAAGACTTAACCAAAGGACGAGACTACAAGCCCAATGAATCCGCTTTTATGCTTCATTCCAGAGGTGGCAGAATGCGAAAAGGAACTTACAACAAACACTTAAAAATACTGGTAGAAAGAACCGAAAACCAAGAAATCAAAGAAAAGCAAATCACCATCCATAATTTACGCCACTCCATCGCCACACACCTTTTAGAGCAAGGAATACCAGTTGAGCAAGTGAGGATGTTTTTAGGACACTCACAACTGGAAACAACGCAGATTTATACGCATATCAGCAGAAAGCAATTAGAAAACTTAATCTGA
- a CDS encoding tyrosine-type recombinase/integrase produces the protein MELKEYLQKEYSKSSIGSYENIINRYLLAVGKRAEKASYTDVLDYIGLLREQNLHPKSLRNNLFAIKIYYRYLVATGKRKDHPCQYLYLKDQINRAIQVESLYPKEILQELYDNWKSKNPEHQTRDKIIISLLIYQALTVLEISQLKVSDINLENGTINIKANAKNKGRKLSLKPNQILLFHNYQKHDWKRYWRKQKPSKRTDYFLMNEEGLQLWQGGINRMINHNRDKQNKLIPLKIRQSVIAHLLKENNDIRIVQEFAGHRRTASTEAYKQTGLEELKSAIERLHPLQ, from the coding sequence ATGGAACTCAAAGAATATCTACAAAAAGAGTACAGTAAAAGCAGTATTGGAAGCTATGAAAACATTATCAATCGGTATTTGCTGGCAGTTGGAAAGAGAGCGGAAAAAGCAAGCTATACGGACGTTTTAGACTACATCGGATTATTAAGAGAACAAAATTTACATCCTAAATCACTTCGGAACAATCTGTTTGCTATTAAAATCTATTATCGGTATTTAGTAGCCACAGGAAAGCGAAAAGACCATCCTTGCCAGTATCTGTATTTAAAAGACCAAATCAACAGGGCAATCCAAGTAGAAAGCCTTTACCCAAAAGAAATACTGCAAGAGCTGTATGATAACTGGAAAAGTAAAAATCCGGAACATCAAACCCGGGACAAAATCATCATTAGTTTACTCATCTACCAAGCTCTAACCGTTTTAGAAATTAGCCAACTGAAAGTAAGCGATATAAACCTTGAAAACGGAACAATAAACATCAAAGCAAATGCAAAGAACAAAGGTAGGAAACTAAGCCTGAAACCCAATCAAATATTACTGTTCCACAATTACCAAAAACACGACTGGAAACGTTACTGGAGAAAGCAGAAACCAAGCAAACGGACAGACTATTTTTTGATGAATGAAGAAGGATTACAGCTTTGGCAAGGTGGCATCAACCGAATGATAAATCACAACCGAGATAAGCAAAATAAGTTAATCCCACTTAAAATAAGACAGTCCGTGATTGCACATTTACTCAAAGAAAACAATGATATTAGAATCGTTCAGGAATTTGCAGGACACAGAAGAACAGCCAGTACGGAAGCCTACAAACAAACAGGATTAGAGGAACTGAAATCAGCCATTGAACGATTACACCCACTGCAATAG
- a CDS encoding IS4 family transposase, with translation MNKSKNFSGQPIIKQVLNFILPNDVYRTAEKHNSDRYTKKFTTYEHLVTMIFTVISGCSSLREVSSIMLACEGKINHLGLKDFPKRSTLSDANRRRSSSVFADIYHLLYKRYHRFLSDSRTYEPAVKDLKIVDSSTITLFSDILKGVGRNSLNGKKKGGIKMHTMINAMEDVPCLIKFSNAATHDHTFLKDLELKKGSYVVFDKGYVDYKQYQKWTLENIYFVTRQKDNARYTSLEEFDIPDTVDDAVLKDEKIELKDNDGKPFYLRRIAFWYDKHQKVYEFITNNYELQADKIAEIYKNRWQIETMFKRLKQNFPLKYFLGDNQNAIEIQIWVSLIIQLIMLVIQRKAERKWAYSNMMSVIRYHLMTYIDLFKFLKNPEAKWEDITTKNIGQLSLFDP, from the coding sequence ATGAACAAAAGTAAAAATTTCAGCGGTCAACCCATTATCAAACAGGTTTTAAATTTTATTTTACCCAACGATGTTTATCGGACAGCCGAAAAGCATAACAGCGACAGATACACTAAAAAGTTCACTACTTATGAGCATTTAGTTACTATGATTTTCACTGTCATTAGTGGTTGTAGCTCGCTTCGTGAAGTATCGAGTATTATGCTTGCTTGTGAAGGAAAAATCAACCATTTGGGGCTAAAAGATTTCCCAAAGCGAAGCACATTATCTGACGCCAACAGGAGAAGAAGCTCATCAGTATTTGCTGATATTTACCATTTACTCTATAAACGTTACCACCGATTTTTGTCGGACAGCAGAACTTATGAACCAGCTGTAAAAGACCTTAAAATTGTTGATTCATCAACTATAACACTCTTTAGTGACATTCTTAAAGGTGTAGGTAGAAACTCACTCAACGGCAAAAAGAAAGGTGGTATCAAGATGCACACTATGATAAATGCTATGGAAGATGTGCCCTGTCTGATAAAGTTCTCAAATGCCGCAACCCATGACCATACCTTTTTAAAGGATCTTGAACTCAAGAAAGGTTCTTATGTCGTCTTTGATAAAGGTTATGTGGATTATAAACAATACCAAAAATGGACCTTAGAGAATATTTACTTTGTGACCAGACAAAAAGACAATGCCCGTTATACAAGCCTTGAAGAGTTTGATATTCCCGACACGGTAGATGATGCTGTCCTAAAGGACGAAAAAATAGAACTCAAAGACAATGACGGTAAGCCATTTTACCTTAGAAGAATAGCTTTTTGGTACGATAAACACCAAAAAGTTTATGAGTTCATTACCAACAATTATGAACTTCAGGCAGATAAAATTGCCGAGATCTACAAGAACAGGTGGCAAATCGAGACTATGTTCAAACGCCTTAAACAAAACTTCCCGCTAAAGTATTTTCTTGGAGATAATCAAAATGCCATCGAGATACAGATATGGGTCAGCTTAATCATACAACTAATAATGCTTGTCATTCAGAGAAAAGCAGAAAGAAAATGGGCATATTCTAATATGATGTCCGTGATACGATATCATTTAATGACCTATATTGATTTGTTCAAATTCCTTAAAAATCCAGAAGCAAAATGGGAAGATATTACAACAAAAAATATAGGTCAATTAAGCCTTTTTGACCCATAA